The DNA segment TGGCCGTGATGTGCCAAAGCAAGATTTAGATAACAGATCTCTTCTATGGTATGTGTTGAATCTTTATGTTTCTAAGATATGTTCTGATTTTTACATTTGATGGTTTGCTAGCTGTCATTAACAAATCATTTATATTTTGAATGCAACAGTACTCAAGGTATCCATGAAAGAAAAAGGTGGAAATATTTGCATAAAATAGCGATTATTTCCAGCTGTGTTAGATAACTTCTCTGTGTGTTTTCTTGGCCATAATGGTGCGTGTTCTAAATTGATACAGGATTATTTCCAGCTGTGTTAGATAACTTCAGTGCCAATGTCTCTGTGGATGGGAACTGATCTGTGAATCTTGCCTGTGGTATACTGCTGGTAAGACAATCCTCTtctttatttcttatttttgatttttgaaatatgatGATGTTAGATAAAAAAATTGTATCTGAAAACTAAGAAGACGAGAGAATTGAGCTATAACGTGGCATTAGAACCTTGATGGCTGTGGTCTTATTTTGTGGGACAAGTTTGGAAACATGATTTGAATGAAAATGAAAGAGGCGTAGGGACATGAATTGAAATGGTGTTTCAAGAATCTTTAATGCTTTTCGTCGCTCCAACACATGCAAGATATATAAAACCCAAAAAGTGACAGCGAAGATTCATTTGTCCAGAGCTTTTTTGCAACTGATAATTTATTCACCCCGGCCCGATAATTGTCCTCCCAATTATATATTCCAGATCAGAGTTGTACGAATCTCATAAATCTTGAAAGCAATTTTCCTATGGTTTCACAGTGAGACTGGGTTAATTACATTGTATgggatattttttatttttttgaatcacatattaaaaaattaaattaaattaaattgaaacttaattgttaaattaaatttatgtatttttaattaattaaaatacgcCTAAActgaaaaaaacaaaattattattatattagcatcatcaaataaaatataactaaaataaagtGATTTTTAATGTCCAGAAATGATATTTTCATAGAAATATTTAAGCTGAATGTTCCtattttgttcattaaattgaCAAATAGCATTCCTCATCTCAAAATAACAATCTTCTCAACCAAATAAGAAGTAATGATAAATTTTTATGAGAATTAATGTTTTGTACTGTTTTCTTTGCCATTGAATTCTTTTCACAATTTTTCATTATGTTTCTGGTTGAATATCaaatcataaaatttatttttctgagAAATTCGCTCCTTTTCACTCAAATATTGCAGCTTAGTAGAATCAGTTCTTTCCTTAATTTTCCAGACTCCGTTGATTGGTGGATTAGATCAATATTTAAGGATTTTATTATAAAGATTAGAAAATTAGTGTTAACTGGTATATTTCTTCAACAAACTAGAATGATAAAacattgattaattttttttaagttttgaaGGATTAGACTCAGTGCTGGTTGCTTATTTGTATGAGTAATGGACAAAGCTTGGATGTCAAAGAACAGATTATCACATGAATATGAGGCTGGGGTAGAATCTTTTATGCAATTTGCAATGCAAAATGCCAACGATCCAAATGAAATACCTTGCCCCTGCACAAGATGTGGTAATCTACAGATGAAAGATGTTCGCACTATAAGGGCACATTTGTGTTGTAATGGCATGGATTTAACATATCATACATGGATTTGGCACGGGGAAAGATCTACGGTCAAGAACCCAATGAATGATAGTGATCAAGTAGGACCAGATGAACACAAATATTTTACCAAGGAAACTATAGATATGGTACATGATGCATATGATAGCTATGCTGAGAATCCAAGCCAATTTCATAAGATACTTGAAGATGCCGAGAAACCTTTATACTCTGGATGCACAAAATTTACAAAGTTAACAGCACttgtgaaattatttaatttgaaagcAAAATATAGTTGGAGCGATAAAAGTTTCACTGACTTGCTTAGTTTGTTAGGAGAAATGCTTCCTGATCACAATGAATTGCCTTTATCCTACTATGATGCAAAGAAAAGCTTCAGTGCATTAggaatgaattatgtgaaaataCATGCTTGCCCTAATGATTGTATCTTGTACCGAAAAGAGTTTGAGGACTTGTCCAATTGTCCTATTTGCGGTATGCTTAGGTGGAAGTTGGGTAATAATTCTGTGGTGAATGAAGGTATTCCTGCAAAGGTTCTTTGGTACTTCCCACCTATTCCAAGATTTCAAAGATTATTTCGGAACAAAGAGGTGTCTAAAGAGTTAACTTGgcatgctgataaaagaatttGTGATGGATACTTGCGTCATCCAGCTGATTCGCCGGCTTGGAAAGTAGTGGATCACAAATGGCCGGATTTTGCATCGGAGTCAAGAAATCTTAGATTGGCCATATCAGCAGATGGGATCAATCCCCATAGTTTGATGAGTTCTGCATATAGCTGTTGGCCAGTTGTGATGATCACTTACAACCTTCCTCCATGGTTGTGTATGAATAGAAAATTTATGATGCTGACTTTATTGATTTCTGGACCCAAACAACCTGGAAATGATATTGAAGTTTATTTAGCACCTCTAGTTGATGACTTAAAATGCTTATGGGATATAGGTGTTGATGCATATGATGCATATCGGAAAGAATATTTCTCGCTCAGAGCTGTCTTACTATGGACAATCAATGATTTTCCTGCTTATGGGAACATGTCAGGTTGTGTTGTGAAAGGATATCAAGCATGCCCTATCTGTGGGGAAGAAACATATTCGACCAGGTTGAAGCATAGTAGAAAAATGTCATATACAGGTCATCGAAGGTTTCTTCCTAGAAATCATCCTAATCGAAGGCAAAAAAAAGCTTTTAATGGGAAACAAGAGTTTAACCCCGCACCAAAACCATTAACTGGGCTTGAAGTGTTGGAAAGAGTTGATAAGATTAACTATCGTTCGGGAAAAATGAGTGGGAAGCTTAAGCGCAAGGAGTTGGAAACAAAATCATGCTGGAAAAGAAAATCTATATTCTTTGAACTAGAGTATTGGAAACTTCTACATGTTCGACATGTGCTTGATGTGATGCACATTGAAAAAAATGTTTGTGAAATTCTTATTGGTACGATACTTAATGTTCCAGGAAAAACAAAGGATGGGGTAGCCGCTAGACTAGACCTTGTGGAGATGAATGTGAGGACTGATTTGGCACCAAAGATGGAGGAGAATAGAACTTTTTTGCCAGCAGCTTGTTATACACTAAGTAGGGCtgagaaaaaaaaactttgcaaTTCTTTGTTTGGAATGAAAGTCCCGACAGGTTACTCCTCTAATGTTAAAAATCTGGTGTCAATGAAGGACTTGAAACTTGTTGGCCTCAAGTCACATGACTACCACACTTTGATGCAACAATTGTTTCCAATCGCCATCCGCGATGTCTTGCCTAAACATGTTAGAGATACTATCATCCGGTTGTGTGGGTTCTTCAATGTTTTATGCAATAAAGTGATAGATGTCTCAAATTTGGATGGTCTGCAAAGAGAGATTGTTACCCTATTGTGTatgcttgaaaaatattttccaccatcGTTTTTCGATATAATGGTTCATTTAACTGTCCATCTTGTGCGGGAGGTAAAATTGTGTGGACCTGTTTGGTATAGGCAGATGTACCCATTTGAAAGATTCATGAAGATCTTGAAAGGCTATGTGCGAAATCGCAATCGACCTGAAGGGTGTATAGCCGAATGTTACGTTGCTGAAGAGGCTGTGGAATTTTGCTCCGACTACATGTCTAATGTTCATACAATTAGGATCCCAACAAGGCATCGCCAATTACAACTTACTAGGCCTTTATCTGGTGCCGTAGTGCACTCCACTAGCCTTGATGAGTTGCATCAAGTGCATCGCTATGTGTTGGAAAATGATGTTGACGTTGATCCATATATCGAGTAATTTCTCTAACTTATTAGTAATTTCTTTCAACTTTTTTGATCTATTGGTTAACATAAacacaattattttttttattagggaACACATGACATTTCTGAATGAAAAATTTCCCAATAAAGCTAATTCCAAAAAGTGGTTACAAGATGAGCACAACCGCGCATTTGCTAACTGGTTACGTGACCGTGTAAGTGTCATAAGCATTGAAATATAAGTTTTGAAGTTCGTGATAAAATTTATCACATTGTGAAATGTAGGTTGGAAGTGTTGTTGGTCATTCCACCTGTCAAATATCAGAAAGATTGAAGTGGATAGCCCGTGGACCTAGCAATCAAGTGTTAAAGTACTCTAGCTATCTGATTGATGGGGTAACTTATCATACAAAAGAGTGTGATGATACACGAGTTGTTCAAAACTCTGGAGTAAGCTTAATTGCAAAAACAATGCAAGTTGCCAGTGCAAAGGACAAACATCCAGTTGTGTCAGACATGATTTTTTTTGGAGTCATTCAAGAGATATGGGTACTCGATTACCACAAATATCAAGTTCCAATGTTTAAATGTAATTGGGTTGAGAATAATAACGGCATTAAAGTTGATGATCTTGGTTTTACGTTGGCGAACTTGAAAAGAGTTGGATTCAAATCTGACTCTTTTATCTTAGCCAGTCAAGCAAAGCAGGTGTTTTATATTGAAGATCCTCAAGATCCTACATGGCATGTTGTACTTACTACTCCTACCAAGGAGTACATTGAATTCATATCTGAGGATGTGTTGGAAAACTCTGTAATTCATTATCAATCTTTTACTAGAGGATTTCTACCAATGGAACCATTGGATGTTGATGAAAAAGATGAAAATGAACCACCATGCATTCGTGAAGATTGTGATGGAACTTGGGTTGACAATGCATAATGTAACCCACTGAAATCCTTTTTTTACTGTTTAGTATATAAATCTCGTTAATCTATTTTCTTTGTATTTTATCTTGAAATTTATAGTTCGTTTTCattatcactctttttttcgttTGCAGGAACTGTCATTGGGGAAACTTgaggtttgatttggaattgaatAATCTTCTAATTTCTGGCACTATGGAAGCTCGTGAACAGTTTCGTAAGGGTTATCACAATGGTAAAGCTGCTGAAAACAATGAGGCAGAACCAGTGGAATCTACTGAGACCGAGATGACAAGAAGTTCTAGAGGACGTACACGTTTGGATAAGGTCGTTAGGCAAAGGGTGCAGGGAGTTAGAAAGGATGTAATGTTCAATAAAATTGGACAGCCAATAGGAGAGTTTGCGGCTGAAATGCAGAGTTATATAGGAGTTCTCGCTCGAGAAAAGATTAAGATCAGTTACAAGACTTGGAAGCAAGTTCCAAGTGATGTTAAAGAATTAATATGGGAATCAGTTAATGTAAGTAAGAAGTATTTCAcagtttaaataaattaaatgttatGTATGggttgatatatatttttctttacAGCTAACATACAATATTAGCCCAAGCTGGAGGAAGGGCTGTTTGCATTCAGCGAATAGTAAGTGGCGGCAATACAAGGCGCATCTAACTGAGAAGTTCATTTTCTCGAAGCTTGATAAACCAGAGGAGTTGAAAGAACCGCCAAGTGGCTACGGTATTCCACGGGATGATTGGAGTTCCTTTGTAATCACTCGCATGTCCGTTGACTTCATTGTAAGATCGATTATTAATTAGTTCTTAAATACAATTTAACAtgtcattattatatataccGATACATTAACACATGTGGAGAATTATCTAGAACTTAAGTGCTgagcaaaagaagagaagaatgcaGAACATATACCCACATCGGCTATCCCGTAAAGGTTATGCACAATTTGCTGATGAAATAGTAAGTATTTTTTTCCTAACCTATCTTCTATAACAATGTCAatcatttgatattttttatctTGTTTGAAGGCAAGTGAATTatgtgatgatgatgatgtcaaTCGGGCTCTTATTTGGAAGAAAGGACTGGTGAATAAGGAGGGTGAAGTTGAAGGAGATGATCTGAAAATGAAAATAGAAAAGATTGTATGTAATAAGTACATGATTCCAATAGTATTTATTCAACTAAACTGgtttttggtaaaaaaaaatttcttgtgcTTGACAGGATGAATATGTGCAAAAAAAACGGGATGGTAAGTTGCACTTTGAAGGGTCAAAAAAGGATATCCTTTCAAATGTACTTGATTCAGAAGAGCATGGTGGACGTGTCAGGGGTGTTGGAGGTCATATAACTCCAACTTTCTACTTTAATGTTGGTACATTATGGAAGAGTCCTACTGGTGATGGCCACTTATTGATGCAACATAAAAAGGAGTTGTCAGAGGCAAAACTATTGATTTCAGAACAATCTACTCGCCTTGCAGATCAAGACGAATGCATAAAAAAGTTGGAAGAAATGTTCAAAAATGGTGCATGCGCCTCTGAGATTGAAGAGAAAGGTAGTTGCTCCGTAAAGTTACATCTCAGGAATGAAGACAAAATCAAAACAGAAAAGAGTGCCCCATATTATGAAACTTTCATTGATGATGACATTCAAATTCTGAGCAAAGGCGATTTCTTGCAGGTATTGCCTACGCTACTATTATTATGTAATTGAATGAATGTCACCCGGGAGTTGAATCATTTTATAACATGATGAAACTTTGTTTTATAGGGCAAGTTGGTTACGTTGACACTGGAATCTAATATTATAGTTGCATACGGTACAATTGTTCATGTCAATGGAGGTGGTAACTTACTTCATGGAGTTCCATTGCCCGTAAATTGTATGTGCATCGCCATTGATGAGGCTGTGGAGAAATCAGCACAGCTTCCATTCCCAATTCCAAATGAATGTGATACTATTGGTGATGCTGTAGGTTCTCACGTGGCTTGGCCTGTGCACTTGGTATTGATGCGGGATGAGGtaaatatgatattatagttggaCTTAACTTGTCCAAAAAAATTTAGTGCACTGTACCTAACATATACATCTACATTTGCAATTTTTAGAAGCATGGAAAGAAGAAAAATGTGAAGAAAACAAGTAGTTCTGTTTTGGCATCGCATGTACTGAAGTCCTTGAATATGTTGCATTTTTTCTGCAAGCATGCTCTTGATgaggaaaataatatatcaatcaatttAGATCATGATTTGTTTGACGAAGAATACGAACTACTTGTGCACCTTGAAGACATCATTCCCTTTTATGAGTTGGAGCCAGTATCTGCCAATTGTatggttgtttacatttggtagGTGTTCAATTAACATGAACTTTTATACCTTAATTTTTTTAGCATATACGTTGTACATACTTTAATTAATTCAGCATAATAACATTTTTCTGTTGATAATGGCAGGCATCTTTACAGAAAGATGAAAAGTGATAACAAGGTTGAGAAATATAGGTTCATGAATCCACACACCATCCAATTCATTCCATTTGTGACCAACCTTGACAGAAATGGTAAAATTGAACACTTCAATGAAAGAGCGACTGTTTTGGCAGATAGGTTGAGTGGTTCATCGAGAAATCAACTAGTTTTGGTGCTAGTTAATGTTGGGTAAGCAAATGTTATAATATCAtatgaaattgatttttggaaagTGTTTAGGGAAATGTATGCACTAATAATATATTGTTACGCATAGGTTTCATTGGATTCTCACTGTTATTGATCCTTACATAGAGATGGTTTATTTTTTGGATCCACTGAGTCATCGTAATCGTTATGAAGACTGGAAATATGTAGTGAATATGTGAGTACATATTTTTGTCTTTATCGAGGAGTTAATTATGTGATTCAACATTGATGTGTTAATATTATGTATGAAAGAGCTTGAAATTGTTTAATTCAAACAAAGAAAGGAAAGGCAGAAAACAGGCAATATGGGAAAACAGGGTCCTCGACAACCAGATGCAAAACAATGTGGTTATTATCTGATGAGATTTATGAAAGATATTATTGAAGGAAATGTTAACAGTGAAAAGCATTCACTGTTCGCTATAGTAAATCTTCTCAAATAATTGTCttgttatttttttccaaagtcatttacatttatttgtgtaataatataatttatttgtggTTTGAAGTTCGTGAAAACAGAGTACTCAatggaagaaattaatgaagttCGTTCCGAATGGGCGGAATGCGTACAAGATTATATTCATTACTAGGTACGTATATTTATGGACGAACAACGGAAATTTTACAGATAAGGTACTCTACCTATGACTGTCAGTGTGAATTAAGTATTCTTTTATGCTTATCAGATTTAAATCTCCAGCTGCATGTTTATGCCAAGACCTACAGGACCTGATGATTTTGTCGTTTGCATGTAGAATATTGGTGAGTCCACTTAGTTGCTATTTCTACTGGCCACTTAGTTGCTATTAGTCGTTTGTGCTCACATAATAAATATTGGTGAGTCCACTTAGTTGCTATTTCTACTGGCCAAGTCAAGGCTCCTTGTAGAATATTTTCCATTTGCATGCTGGGCATTATAGGTTTGTTGAATTATGAAGTGGTATAACAAGACGGTTGGCAGAGTATTCTTGTTTGTATGTCCAAGATTTCTTGGTTTAATATTTAAGTGTTTTGTTTAATTTGGTTATATGCAAGATTAATTTGGTTCAAATCTTGCATTTTTAAACAAAGTTTTGTTCAAAACTGGCCCTCTCAATGGAGGCCAGAGCTGTGGCTCTCTAACTGACAGTCCCCCTGTCTCCCCCTCTGAAATTGATGAATCCAAGGTCTTAAAAattctttaatatttttttttatctgttTGTTCATTATAAAGTCATGGTTTGCATTTATTTACTCATCCCGTTGTAGTTTCTCTCTGTTTTCTGTGGGAGTTGAGATTCTTTTCcttaaaaagaaaaacaaaattgtTTATTTTCTGGTATGGTCACAAAACAAAAGTTTCTGATGCTTCTGAGACAAAGGGACAGCATATTTCAGCTTTCTTTTTAATCAAAAAACATACTCCGAATATGTGAAAAGATCAACTCGTTCCAATATTTTCCTTATTATATACTCACCAAGAGTCCAAGACAGAAGAAGATTTTGCCATTTTGGGTCGCCTGTTTGGTAATTTGTGATCTCCTTGGATTTTTCGTTTCGTGTATTGTAAAAATATTGTTGAATTAACTGCAGATTAAAGGGTATTTCGGGAAAAAAAAATCTAcatttggaaaatatttttagctaCCATGTTACACAACTTAATTTTTTACTGTCTATTTGATTATCatgataagaaaaataaagcGTGTATGTTCTTCTTAAATGGTTCTCCAAATGATGATGTCTGAATGAGGATATCATTGCATTTGGTTTGTGATATATAATTCCTTGTGCTTGATCGTAACCGAAAATGTTTTGTTAGATAATAGTTGAGATAGGTTAAACTTTGCTATGAACGGCTTAAGAGCGCAATCAAACCAGCTGATTGAGAAAGGTTGCAGGGGATGGTAATGGTGGTTTCTTTTCTTCATTCAGGCCTGTGAGCTAAGCtagtttgttgttttttttgcaTTTACTGATTGGAAAGAAAATCTTGAGGTGGGCTATGGAATTTTGGCCTGTTTCTTTGAGCTGTTTACTGTTCAGAAATATTCAGTCTTTTTTAAGCTGTTTTTGGGAATTGTAATGGGGAGTTGCTTGAGTAGCCAAGTTAAATCTGAGAGCCTTTTTCATTCTGACACAGGTAATTTGTTCTTCTAACCCTTCTTTGTTTGGGGATCTTATGTaatttttgttttcgacattaTTGATAATTTAAGAAATTGAGAAATTAGAAGCTTTACCCATAGGGAGTCGCCTCAAATTGATGTTTTACCCGAGTCTGGATCTTTTGGAGCCAGAACGGGGTTGTGTTGCCAAGATGCTCAAATTCTGTAGGGAACTCTAAGATATTTTATGCAGTGTTGACGTCTGAaaatgtatgcaaatgaattgaatatgacaATACGTAAAGTATTAAAATGTGCCTGTTATAGGACACTAATGTGCCCTAATTTCGTAATTGGCTTGTAACATTATTTGGTATTTGCTGTTACTTTTAGTTTTGGCTGTCGGGTGACTGGAAGTCATGTCAGGCATGGGCATGAAGCCGTGGAATGAACTAGCTATTTTGGGAATGTGGAATGAACTAGCTGTTTTGGGAAATTGAGGAGAAGCGCTTTGTTTCAAGATCGAACTCTTAACAATTGAGGAGAAGCTGTTTTTGAAAATCGTGATCGAAAATACTTGTAAATTCGGTCAGATAAGTAGATCTATATTTTTTGTACAACTTCCATGACATGTTGGGTTCGAAATTACTAGCGCTACAATTTCTTCAAAAGTATTTAGATGTATGTCACAGCTTTTGAGACTTgaagatatatattatttcacatattttatgtatgtagtaaatattttattttgcatgGGTATATACCACTAATTAAAATAGACAATGGTTTTTGAATTCATTGTGAATAATAACTGTTGtgaaaagaaaatttaagaCAATGGTTATAAATTGttgttaaaaataacatacgacaacggttttaaaacgtGGTTGAATAATAagcaaacgacaacggatataagaAGTTGCATATGTGTTGTCGTACACGTAGATAATACATCATTTTTAAAACGTGGTTATTTCTaaacatacgacaacggatataaaggGTTGCAAATATGTTGTCGTATGCcaacatagacaacggtttataaCTGTCGTAAAAGACAAcgtacgacaacggatatttaATGTTGCATATCTGTTGTCATATGTTGGAAtccacaacggatataaaccgttgtcgtatgttatACTTACGACAACACATAAAAGTACAACGGTTTTTCGACCcttacgacaacggataatatccgttgtcgtttccggtttttcttgtagtgtaacaccattattagacaaaagtgagaatattcaagttttaactcatgggatgataaaaatgacactggtagaagcagtaagaacttgggctgaaaacctagtaattactaatctaccacaaggaatgacagaacatcgatatttcg comes from the Henckelia pumila isolate YLH828 chromosome 1, ASM3356847v2, whole genome shotgun sequence genome and includes:
- the LOC140874852 gene encoding uncharacterized protein produces the protein MEAREQFRKGYHNGKAAENNEAEPVESTETEMTRSSRGRTRLDKVVRQRVQGVRKDVMFNKIGQPIGEFAAEMQSYIGVLAREKIKISYKTWKQVPSDVKELIWESVNLTYNISPSWRKGCLHSANSKWRQYKAHLTEKFIFSKLDKPEELKEPPSGYGIPRDDWSSFVITRMSVDFINLSAEQKKRRMQNIYPHRLSRKGYAQFADEIASELCDDDDVNRALIWKKGLVNKEGEVEGDDLKMKIEKIDEYVQKKRDGKLHFEGSKKDILSNVLDSEEHGGRVRGVGGHITPTFYFNVGTLWKSPTGDGHLLMQHKKELSEAKLLISEQSTRLADQDECIKKLEEMFKNGACASEIEEKGSCSVKLHLRNEDKIKTEKSAPYYETFIDDDIQILSKGDFLQGKLVTLTLESNIIVAYGTIVHVNGGGNLLHGVPLPVNCMCIAIDEAVEKSAQLPFPIPNECDTIGDAVGSHVAWPVHLVLMRDEKHGKKKNVKKTSSSVLASHVLKSLNMLHFFCKHALDEENNISINLDHDLFDEEYELLVHLEDIIPFYELEPVSANCMVVYIWHLYRKMKSDNKVEKYRFMNPHTIQFIPFVTNLDRNGKIEHFNERATVLADRLSGSSRNQLVLVLVNVGS
- the LOC140861638 gene encoding uncharacterized protein, which gives rise to MDKAWMSKNRLSHEYEAGVESFMQFAMQNANDPNEIPCPCTRCGNLQMKDVRTIRAHLCCNGMDLTYHTWIWHGERSTVKNPMNDSDQVGPDEHKYFTKETIDMVHDAYDSYAENPSQFHKILEDAEKPLYSGCTKFTKLTALVKLFNLKAKYSWSDKSFTDLLSLLGEMLPDHNELPLSYYDAKKSFSALGMNYVKIHACPNDCILYRKEFEDLSNCPICGMLRWKLGNNSVVNEGIPAKVLWYFPPIPRFQRLFRNKEVSKELTWHADKRICDGYLRHPADSPAWKVVDHKWPDFASESRNLRLAISADGINPHSLMSSAYSCWPVVMITYNLPPWLCMNRKFMMLTLLISGPKQPGNDIEVYLAPLVDDLKCLWDIGVDAYDAYRKEYFSLRAVLLWTINDFPAYGNMSGCVVKGYQACPICGEETYSTRLKHSRKMSYTGHRRFLPRNHPNRRQKKAFNGKQEFNPAPKPLTGLEVLERVDKINYRSGKMSGKLKRKELETKSCWKRKSIFFELEYWKLLHVRHVLDVMHIEKNVCEILIGTILNVPGKTKDGVAARLDLVEMNVRTDLAPKMEENRTFLPAACYTLSRAEKKKLCNSLFGMKVPTGYSSNVKNLVSMKDLKLVGLKSHDYHTLMQQLFPIAIRDVLPKHVRDTIIRLCGFFNVLCNKVIDVSNLDGLQREIVTLLCMLEKYFPPSFFDIMVHLTVHLVREVKLCGPVWYRQMYPFERFMKILKGYVRNRNRPEGCIAECYVAEEAVEFCSDYMSNVHTIRIPTRHRQLQLTRPLSGAVVHSTSLDELHQVHRYVLENDVDVDPYIEEHMTFLNEKFPNKANSKKWLQDEHNRAFANWLRDRVGSVVGHSTCQISERLKWIARGPSNQVLKYSSYLIDGVTYHTKECDDTRVVQNSGVSLIAKTMQVASAKDKHPVVSDMIFFGVIQEIWVLDYHKYQVPMFKCNWVENNNGIKVDDLGFTLANLKRVGFKSDSFILASQAKQVFYIEDPQDPTWHVVLTTPTKEYIEFISEDVLENSVIHYQSFTRGFLPMEPLDVDEKDENEPPCIREDCDGTWELSLGKLEV